Within Candidatus Dojkabacteria bacterium, the genomic segment GTACATTTCTACTACCTATCCCAACTAATTTAGAGAAGCCTGCCCAGCCAGAAAGCGAGAATAGCGACTCGGATGCTGAAGCGCAGGATGAAGGAGGTGCCGAGTAAATGGCAAAAGATGAATTTAAACATGTAAAAACTTCTACGCTAATCTCTGTGGTTATTCACGGGGCAAATGACTTCGGATACAAGCTTTCTCGAACATTGGCCGAGCAAGGCAGCAGGGTTATTGTCGTTGATAATTTCAATAAAGATAGCAAAAACTGGGTCACCAAGCTGAAGCGACTCGAGAGGTGCGATTTCGTAGACTTCCAGGGTATTGAAGAGCTTTTCACAACACTTGGGCGATTCGATTATCTCTTCTACCTGCAGAATCAGTATCTAAATAACACAACCGAATTCAATAGCACACAGTTCCTTGCCGAATCAAACAACCTAAACATAGTACTCAAGAATGCCCAAAAATATAAGGCAAAGGTGAGTCTTGTCACAACTGTGCACTTTAACAAGATTGCAATTGAAAATAGCTTCCGTAACAAAGATTACCATCCATCCCCCTACTCCGCCGAGGAGATTCAGAAATATTCCGAGACGGTCACCGCTGAATTTCACGATAAATCAAAGTTGAATGTAAGAATCTTGCGGCTCGGTGCTCTCTTGGGTGACAAATATCATACAACCGAGGATAAAGAGCTAAGCACATTAATCCATGAAGGTGTAACTAAATCTGAGATCGTAATCCAGGGCGAAGGACTGACAAACCATTACCTTGTACACCCAGAGGATGCCGTTTACGGCATTTTGAAGCTTACCTTCACCGGAGAGACCAATGGTGAGGTTATCACATTGGCACAGGAGAGACCACTTACCACTCTTTCGATTGCATATAAGCTGCTTGAATTAAATGTCTCTGCGACGAAGATCAAATTTGCCAAGTCAAAAGATAACGATTTTCTATTCCAGGAGATATACACACCTGCACCATTCGCTACTGAGTATGGATGGTCTGCTCAAAGAACAATTGATGAATCATTTACAGAGGCAATTAAAGCCCTCTACAAAGCCGAGAATAAGAAATGGGATATTGAGAAAGATAGAGAGATCGAGATCGAAAGCGCCGCCGAGGCCGACAAGATAAAAACTAAGCATACTGCTAAGGTTGAGAAGACATCATTGGGTCGATTTTTCGACAAGATACTCTCTCCATTTCGAGCCCTATTTGCCAAGATTGGTGGCAATGAGCTGGATGTTTTCAACTTCCGCAATATAGCTTTCTTCACAGTCGGAGTGATTCTACTAGGCTTGGTGTCATACTTCTTTATAACTCCAGTCGCTGTGTTAGGCATCGACGGCTACCGTATCGCCAGAAATACTAAGCAGACCTATGCACAGATTCAGGAATTAGACTTCGAAGGCGCAGAGGAGACTGTTAACTCTATGAGCAACGACTTTGAGCGCGTGGAAACAAGCACTAAGAGGCTTGAATGGGTATTTATAGTAACGCGACAGGAAGAGCTGTATAAAAATGTAAATCAACTACTATTTGCGACAGGCTATGCACTGCAGGGAGCTGAAGATATGGTCTCGGCATTGGAGCCGTTTGCCATGTATATGAAAGAGTTTGAGCCAGCGGTTTCGTTTGGCGGAGAGAATAGAACCAACCCGGTCGAATATACCCAGTATCTAGAGCAGATGAAAGAGAACAGGTCTAAGCTCGAGACAGCCTCATACAACCTCACTCTGGCATCTAGTATCGTAGATTCTCTTGAGATACAGGAATTTCCAAAGGCAATCCAGCCAAGAGTCGCCGAATTGAAATCAATGAACCGCGAGGCAAGCGAACTAATTACCCCATTCCAGAAGACATTGATCTTCTTGCCAGAGCTGCTTGGCAGTGAAGGAAGACAGCGATACCTAATACTGCTACAAAATCCTTCAGAGCTCCGCTCAACTGGTGGATGGCTTTCAAGCTATGCAATCCTCGGGATCGAGAACGGTCAGGTAAGGCAGCTAGATGTCGATGACATCTACAATCTGGATGGTCAGCTATCGCTCGCAGATAAGAGCTACAGCGCCCCAGAAGATATGCAAGAGGCTCTCGACATCGATGAATGGAGCATGTCCACCTCAAACTGGAGTCCTCACTTCCCCACTACAGCTGAAAATGCCAAGTTTTTCATCCAGGAATCTGGCAAAGCATATGAAGTTGATGGTGTAATCGCACTAGACGTTACATTTATACAGATGCTTCTGGAGAAATGGGGAGGAATTGAGGTACAGGGAGAAGATGAAGAGGTCACAGCTGACAACCTCTATTCGAAGATTTTTGCAATCCACGATGAGTTCACGCCGGGATCAAGGCAGAAGGCAACATTTATCGCTAACTTGGCAGATGCAGTGCTGAAGAAAGTGATCTCATCGGGCTCAGATGGATACCGAGATATGTCAGAAGTATTCCTGCAGGCATTAGATCAGAAAAATATCTTGATCACCTTGAATAACCGCGAGGCCAACCAATATTTCTCTGACCAGGGCTGGAGCGGCACAATTACCGAGGGGTATGTGGGCACACCGATCCCTGTCGAGTGGAACTGGGGAGCCAACAAGGCCAACCTCTATCTGGAGAAAACCCACTCGCTAAATATGGATATTAAAAATGAAGACACTGTTAACTATACATATGTACTGGCGGTGAAGAACGAGTCAGAAGAGGATAAGTATCCAGAGGGTGAGTATCGAAATTGGTTTAGGGTGTATCTACCTGAGAATGCCGACGTTAAGAGCGTGATTGGCTTTGACGACGACGATTACACCGTATACCTAGAGGATAGATTTACGGTGGTCGCGGGCTGGTTTACTACCGAAATTCAATCAACAAACCAGGTGGAAGTTAACTACACACTAACCCGCGATGAAAGCTCAACCGACCCATTCCCGATAAATATAGCAAACAACAGTATCAGTACCGAGATCAAGCTGTATAAACAGCCTGGGATATTCGATGATGTATACCAGCTAGACGTAAGCTACCCTGACACTTGGGCAATTATTGAAAATGGTGATATGCAGGAGGGAGTCTCTAAGCTGAGCAATAGATATGAACTGGAGAGCGACATTGAGGTAGATCTACTGTGGGAGTACCGTTAAGCTCTTGAATTTGGGAATTCTGAGAACTTTGACAAGTCTGGGATCGCGTGGAAATGGCGCTAAAGGATATTAGAAGCTAACTGCCCTATCGATCTCTTCGAGCTGTGCAAAAAGATCTAGCACCTCGTCACTTGAGATTTTGGGGAGCTTGGCAAATCGGCCAATCTCGTCAATTAGTAGATCGCAATTAACAGGAACTCGGCTGCTCATGCCCATCGGCCTAATAAACGTGGCAATATGATTAGATTTACAATTGCTGCACGAGAAGTGTATAATACTCGAGAAATTTGACTCCTGAACAATATGAACATCGTCAGTACCATATTCAGTACCGCACCTGTCACAGAATTTCGCAACCGTATCTATAAAGTATTTCTTTTTACTATTGGAGGCAGAACCATTTAAGTTGTTACTATTTTTGTGGGTCTTATCGTTATTTTCCATACTATTTAAAATTATATCATAGAGAGGTTAATATGCAGCAAAGAAAAAAAGAGGAAGTAATCAAGCAGCTACTGGTCAAAGGAAGAGACCAGGGTTTCTTAACTCAGGATGATATCCTGATGGAGGTTCCTCATGCTGAAGATGATCTTGAGCTCCTCGACGAGATTTTCACATTGCTACAAGATGAGTCGATAGCCGTCCTCGAAGGCGAAGAGGTCCAGGAGACCAGCCGCGACGAGGAGACATTAACACTCGAGAAGAAGATCCGTATCCTCAAGACAATCCAATCAACCATCTCAACCGACGCAATCCGCTCATACCTGCATGAGATCGGCAAGATCCCTCTATTGACCGCTGAAGAAGAGGTTATCCTAGCCAAGAGAATCGAAGCCGGCGACAGGGAGGCAACCCAATTGCTGATCACAGCCAACCTCCGATTGGTAGTGAGCATCGCCAAGAAATATGCAAAGCGTGGCCTCGAGCTACTCGACCTGATCCAGGAAGGCAACATGGGCCTGATGCGAGCCGTCGAGAAATTCAACTATAAGAAGGGCTTCAAATTCTCCACCTATGCAACTTGGTGGATCCGACAAGCTATCACCCGTGCAATCGCCGACCAGGCCCGCACGATCCGTATCCCTGTACATATGATCGAGACAATCAACAAATTCAACAAGGTTCAAGCGACTTTAACCAGCAAGCTTGGCCGCAAGCCTACAGATGACGAGATCGCCAAAGAGATGGGCATCGACCTCGCAAAGGTCGCCGAGATTAAGAAGATTTCTCAAAACCCAACCTCCCTCTCTACCCCTATCGGCGAGGATAAGGAAAACGAGCTTGCAGACATTTTGTCAGATGACTGGTCAAAATCACCTGAGCAGATAGCAACTACCGAGTACCTCCGAAACCAGATGAAGCTTATCTTGGACACTCTCCAAGATCGTGAGCGCCGAGTGTTGTCTTTGCGATTTGGTCTGGATGATGGTGTGACTCGAACCTTGGAAGAGGTTGGCCGCGAGTTCGGTGTAACTCGTGAGCGTATTCGTCAGATCGAAGCAAAAGCCCTGAAGAAGCTTAAAGAGAGGTCTATGCAGAAGCAGTTGGAGGATTATATATCTATCGATTAGGTTTCCTGATTTTCTCGCTCGAGGTGAGCTTGGGTCGAAATATAAATGCCAAGCTCAATTCTCGCTCTAAATTCAGGAAACCTAACATGGGTTGCAGAACGAAAAGTCTCGCTCACAAGTCACCAAAATTAGCATGCCGTTGCATAAATGGTGGCTCACTTACACAAGTAACGTGAGGGCAATGACCTCCATAGCGAAGAGGAGTAATATACACGAGACTTGGGAACCACGTCGAAGAATTCTGCTTCCACGAAGCTTCATTCGAGGTGAGCTCAATTCTCACTCACAAGACTTGTAGGTTAACAGAGGGATATACGAACAAGGTATTCATCAGTGACGTGGGGGAAGATTTTCGAGACTTTGCTCGCAACGTCGAGAAAATTTTACTCCACTTCACTTTTAAGTTCTTCGATTCTCTGCAGCGTTTCCTCTTCAATCTTCAGAAGATCCTCTGGGGGGACCTCTAAATTATCCGTTCTGGTTTCAATCTCGTCCAAGATTTCCGAGTCGAAGCTGCTGCTAATCGGGCGAAGCTGAGATTCAACACCCGGAGTCACCTCAACAGAAGAAACAGTATCGTACAAAGTGATTCCTGACCAGGCGATAGCCACGACTGTCAGGAGCACAATTATGAGTGTCAAAAAGACTCTATTCATAGAAGAGCGGGTCATCAATCTTATATATCAAAATCGATATAGAGGCGCGGATATTTCCATCGGAATCCTCCTCTGTCGAGTAGGTGATTTTGTCGATGATTGGGTACATTGGCATCGCCTCGATATCCTTCATGAATGGGATGATGTCTTCCTCCTTACCAATCACAGTTATGTTTGCCCTCCAGT encodes:
- a CDS encoding DUF4012 domain-containing protein, producing the protein MAKDEFKHVKTSTLISVVIHGANDFGYKLSRTLAEQGSRVIVVDNFNKDSKNWVTKLKRLERCDFVDFQGIEELFTTLGRFDYLFYLQNQYLNNTTEFNSTQFLAESNNLNIVLKNAQKYKAKVSLVTTVHFNKIAIENSFRNKDYHPSPYSAEEIQKYSETVTAEFHDKSKLNVRILRLGALLGDKYHTTEDKELSTLIHEGVTKSEIVIQGEGLTNHYLVHPEDAVYGILKLTFTGETNGEVITLAQERPLTTLSIAYKLLELNVSATKIKFAKSKDNDFLFQEIYTPAPFATEYGWSAQRTIDESFTEAIKALYKAENKKWDIEKDREIEIESAAEADKIKTKHTAKVEKTSLGRFFDKILSPFRALFAKIGGNELDVFNFRNIAFFTVGVILLGLVSYFFITPVAVLGIDGYRIARNTKQTYAQIQELDFEGAEETVNSMSNDFERVETSTKRLEWVFIVTRQEELYKNVNQLLFATGYALQGAEDMVSALEPFAMYMKEFEPAVSFGGENRTNPVEYTQYLEQMKENRSKLETASYNLTLASSIVDSLEIQEFPKAIQPRVAELKSMNREASELITPFQKTLIFLPELLGSEGRQRYLILLQNPSELRSTGGWLSSYAILGIENGQVRQLDVDDIYNLDGQLSLADKSYSAPEDMQEALDIDEWSMSTSNWSPHFPTTAENAKFFIQESGKAYEVDGVIALDVTFIQMLLEKWGGIEVQGEDEEVTADNLYSKIFAIHDEFTPGSRQKATFIANLADAVLKKVISSGSDGYRDMSEVFLQALDQKNILITLNNREANQYFSDQGWSGTITEGYVGTPIPVEWNWGANKANLYLEKTHSLNMDIKNEDTVNYTYVLAVKNESEEDKYPEGEYRNWFRVYLPENADVKSVIGFDDDDYTVYLEDRFTVVAGWFTTEIQSTNQVEVNYTLTRDESSTDPFPINIANNSISTEIKLYKQPGIFDDVYQLDVSYPDTWAIIENGDMQEGVSKLSNRYELESDIEVDLLWEYR
- the rpoD gene encoding RNA polymerase sigma factor RpoD, encoding MQQRKKEEVIKQLLVKGRDQGFLTQDDILMEVPHAEDDLELLDEIFTLLQDESIAVLEGEEVQETSRDEETLTLEKKIRILKTIQSTISTDAIRSYLHEIGKIPLLTAEEEVILAKRIEAGDREATQLLITANLRLVVSIAKKYAKRGLELLDLIQEGNMGLMRAVEKFNYKKGFKFSTYATWWIRQAITRAIADQARTIRIPVHMIETINKFNKVQATLTSKLGRKPTDDEIAKEMGIDLAKVAEIKKISQNPTSLSTPIGEDKENELADILSDDWSKSPEQIATTEYLRNQMKLILDTLQDRERRVLSLRFGLDDGVTRTLEEVGREFGVTRERIRQIEAKALKKLKERSMQKQLEDYISID